The nucleotide sequence TGATGGGCTCAGGTTCGCCTTCAGACGAGAACCGGGAGCTCCACACCACTACATAGTCCGGCCTTTCGCTATCCAGGCAGACGGCCAGATAGTTTTTCTTGTTCTTCTCGTACCATTTTCCCTGCTCCTTGCTCATTCCTGGTGTCAATCCCCCTGGAACATGCGGGTTCGACTGATAAGCCGCAAAACGAATCTTGCAGCTAGGCTGCTCGCGCTGGCCTTCATTCTGCGCATAGGCATTGACCAATAGGCTCGCTGCGACGGTGACCAGAAGTAAGGGTCTCATGACTCAACCTCCGTTCCGGGGGACTGGCCCACTCCTTCCTCGCCTAGCGGGCGAACTTCCCCGGAAACGTCAACGACCGCCGGAGGCAAGCACGGCCAGCACTTCCTCGGCGTGGCCCTCGGCTTTCACCTTGGGAAAGATGTGTGCCAACTTCCCGTCCGGGCCGATGAGAAAAGTCGTGCGCTCGATGCCCATCACCTTTTTGCCGTACATGTTCTTCTCTTTGATCACGTCGAAGAGCTTGGCGACTTTCTTGTCCGTGTCGCACAGCAGTGTGAAGGGCAGGTCGAACTTCTGCTTGAACTTCTTCTGCGCCTGGGGGGTGTCCGGGGAGATGCCCAGCACCACGGCGCCGGCCTTCTGTATCTTCTTGTATGCGTCGCGGAACCCGCACGCTTCGATGGTTCAGCCCGGGGTGTCGGCGCGGGGGTAGAAATAGACCACCACGTTCTGCCCACGAAAATCCTTCAAAGCCACCGCATTGCCGTCCTCATCTGGCAGAATGAAGTCAGGAGCTTTGTCCCGGAGGTCCATGGCAGTCACCTCGAAGCCGAGCGCGGCGGTGAGTATATACCGCAAGCTGCTGTGCGGAGTGGCGCTACTTTTCCTGCTGGGCCTGGTGGCCGGAACGGCGGCGCAGACGGGCCCGCTCAAGAAGAAGCAGCGCTCGGCGCGCGCCGTGGCGCTGCTGGAGTGGAAGAAGGACTCGAAGGGCGTGCTGGCGCTGCGCCTGG is from Terriglobales bacterium and encodes:
- the bcp gene encoding thioredoxin-dependent thiol peroxidase is translated as MDLRDKAPDFILPDEDGNAVALKDFRGQNVVVYFYPRADTPGUTIEACGFRDAYKKIQKAGAVVLGISPDTPQAQKKFKQKFDLPFTLLCDTDKKVAKLFDVIKEKNMYGKKVMGIERTTFLIGPDGKLAHIFPKVKAEGHAEEVLAVLASGGR